The sequence TATTGTGGCATCTTTTCCCACAAGcatcacatttatttccttttttttggacacataatgttgctgaacctagacccgatcaactgaatcaaccccagatcatttACACTGCACACACAGGCTTGTATTGTAGGCActcggcatgatgggtaataatcACTTCATTGATGCATCCTTCTTTCTGGAACaggatcagtctggactcatcagaccacatgacctttttccattgaaacacagtccaatctttttgCTCTCTACCAAACCGATGgatgtttaaggaatgagaagctgCTGCATCAGTTACAGTTAAATAATGTTTTTCCAGTTGAAAGATACTTATCACTGCAGTGTAGGGTAGATTCAGTAAGTAAAGGCAGACACAGGTTGCTTTTTTGATCATGGATTTTAATAGCACATTGGATGTTAGACAAATCAGTtccctaaattaaaaaaaaaaaaacatacaataaatACCTACAATATAATTTAGTTCAGACCAGAAGCAGTGAAAGCATGGAATGAATTCATGTAAAATCGTATCATcgatgtaaaaatacaaaatatgaaatGTAATATATGCCAGTATTTAAGTAATCCTTATGACTAaaacttttcatgtgtgtttcatAAACATTCAGAAGTGTTATCTAAAAGCTCAATGCACAGTATCATCACAGTGATATCAATTTTAATACCACTAAAACTCTTATGTTTTTCATTTGCTCATACAGTGTGTAGCCCTGCATTCTTTGTACCATATGTATCAGTGTAAAATCTAAgtcatatgtacatttatacaataataTTCTGAAAAATTAGTTAAACATCTCTACCTATGTCAGTGTCAGAGGCATCAAGTGATACTCAGTACTTGATTAAAGTAATGCAATGTAATCTTGGACAATAATATACACATCTTTTTTGAGTTGAGGTGAAATCTGCATAAAGGCAATACTGTAAGTATTAGTGTAACCTGCAGGCAATTCAACGTCATATATTTGTAAAGACTTCCTGTGACTTTACCCTGATACAGTAATCACCGTGTATCACAGTAGACTCGTTGAGGACAGAGGACATGGAGTATAAAACTGAGCATATATTGTCCTTAAATGGAGGACAGTGAATGAGTCTGTTAGTCATACATCAGTCATCGTGAAGCTGAGACAGAATGGAGGCCAGAGTCTGTGGGAGGAGGATAATGACGAGAAGTGATGTGTCTGTACGCCTCTCTGTTTCTCTTTGCTGCCACCTAGTGTACAGTCCTCTCCTTCTGCCTTTGGTAGTCTGATGTGAGAGACAGACGACAAATTAATACAGGAATCCCACACATTTTTACAGACAAAGGACTGATGATGATTTTCACGACCATTTACAACCTTTAAGTGCATGAAGACAAGTAGACCTGAGTTAATTATTGTACAATTATAtgttttcaaacaaaaaaaatcatcatcccAGCATGTTAATTTACTATGTATGATGATTAATAATTTAGCTCCACCAGGGAGAATGTGGAATTCTTACCATATACCATATAGTATCAGAGAGTATAGGACTCTTAAACATTTGAAATATAGATTGATATGTTGGTTGAAGGATGCTGAGGTATGTAGTCACTGAACTCCGAGACTGTTGACATGGTCAGTAGGGGTACCGAGTATCTGgtacaaatgtgttttattgatgaATTGTGTGACTTTATGGATGGTTAACAGTAGTGTCCTGTCAGAGGCTGGTATTGATTCATGATGCTGGTGCTGGAATAGTAATTGTTTCATGTTATGGCCTTTGTTTAGTATTTTATTATGATGCATTTATCTTAAAATGTAAGGTTTTCATTTTCTGTTGTGATGTCACTATAACCAGCATGTCACCTGACCTCTGTCCACGGACTGCACATGAAAATGAGTTGATAGCTTTTTCTGggactatatactgtatgtattgtgcaccatccctgttaaataaacatgaaaaaaataaataaataaataaataaataaataaatctaaacccTTCACAAAATGAGGGAAAACCCTGAGGTCTACGCCATTTTATTTTTATCGTCCTCAGTGTTTGTCTAAATCTGACAGATTTTCTCTCTTGTTTTGTGGATATGATTACAAACAATACACAGGGATGCAAACTCATCAGATGTGAATTATTCTGTCCATGTAGTGCAAGGCTTTAAAATCTAGATTTACAGTTGATTTTTTCATCATAATAGGTGAAACGCCAGCActgaatttattaatttaattacaAAGCAATAATAAAGCAATGTAATGTTATTTACTTCCCCAAAATGTTTGATTTTAAAGCCCATCTTTCTGAATTTATATGGAATACATATGAAAATCATGTAAATCACCATTAACATAGAGGAAAAACCTTGACATCCCACAAACACAAAGCTGATGTCTTTTCAGACAACTGAAATGTAATTTAGCCGAAGCACTACAGAGAgatctttttcatttcatttagttGTGTCCTAACagttaaaatgagagaaatatGACTGTAACGTGGTCATGTCTACTTTCAGTGTAACACAGAGGTAAATGTTACAGCAGATGTTACACGCAGGCCATGTAATTAAGAGATAATCATGgagtttttgatataatttttCAGGACTTACTGTAAGGGAAGAACCGAACTCTCATCAGGATCTCCCGTGCAGTCTTCAGAATCTCTACAGCCTAAAGGGGCAGAAAACATTAATTTAAACCTGTATAATTTAGATTTTATTGCCTTAATCAGGTATTTCATGTACATTATAAATGCATTTGGTTTTTCAGAGCAACAACTGAGCAATGGGTTAGAGACAAAATTGGTTTATGGCAGTCTGGTCATTGTTTGCTATAttattaaaatgaagaaaatcataTCAGAAGTTGTCCATAATGTTTAAGTCACGATGGAGACAAAATATCAGCAAAAATTGTCAAATTAACCAACTAAAGCTTTTTTCATCATAAAACTGAGTTTAACAAATATGTCAGGGatgttcatttttaatctacagtAGATCTTAGGTTAGCGTTCCACAGATGcacaaatagatagatagatagatagatagatagatagatagatagatagatagatagatagatagatagatagatagatagatagatagatagatagatagatagatagatagatagatagatagatagatagataatttattaatcccgagggaaattcaatcTTATATCTTATAACACACTGCATTTACTTCAACTTTACAACATTACTCTGACTTACTCTTGAGTGCTCTATATCTTGGAAATCGACCTCATTCACAGAAAGAACTTGGTCTCCCTCCTGCAGTCCTGCTCTGTGGGCATCAGAGTCTGGGACAACCTACCAACAAACCACAAGCACATACAAATGCACAACCGTGAAAGGAGATCAAAAGGTGGAATTCTGTTCAAAGGCAAACACAGTACATCAAGTAGTAATGCTGTACAAATAAAGCTACACCAAGCACTGATACAAATCATACTTTGGATATAAATATTCCCAGCTGTGAAGCTTTGCCCCCTCGGATGTTGAAGCCCAGCTGTGCTCCTGGAGGTTTCTTCAATACAATGGTACGAGGCAGAAACTGTGTGAGCTCATTGTTGTAGTCAGGGTGATGAACCCGCTGAAATATAggtagaaaaagaaaatcatactATGTTTTATCATCATGTTGGCACAATAGCCATCAATACACACTTTTACATCCTTCAGTGGCACACCATAACTTTAATATAGTTATGATGTTTTAAATGATGTTTTCAAGTTATTGCTGTCACAATAATTGCTCTTCAAGCAATTGTCAAacaatttgtttgttttacttttcaCTCATACGGTTGAAATAGAGTAGTTATAAACCTAACATTAGTTTATTTATAAAAGCAGTATACCCATGACCTGTATTGAACTCTGGAAGACTTACATAAAACACATTTCTATTTGTCTTTTAGGCATTGTAAATAGAAATTGTACAGCTGCATTTGTAATGAAAATTATAAAACTATAATGCTATAATGACAGGTACCAACGGCGGTTAAATAGCTCAAGATGTGAGGGACAAAATGAGAGGATGTCATTAAAACCAGTAAAATCTCAAACTGTGGAAACTGTTGTAGCAATAATGATGAAACTTGATATTTATGTTGTATTCATCTAGCTgatattaactaaaaaaaaagttataggGCGATTATGTAATAATTGTGACAAACCTAGTTACAGGACATGGAGTAGATGTCTGGGATTCAATGCTTATACATAACGTTATAATTTGTGTAGACAAAAGGTACAGATCCCTGTTTGCAGTTGTACTGATGACCATCACATTTAGCATCAGTGAGTCTATTAATATTTTCCAAGCTTAGGAGAGAAGATGTAATTTTTTGTGAAGGAGTTGACTTGTAAAATACTCTGTGTTTTGTAATGAAATGCAGTGAAATACTCTGGCCATAATAACTTTTAGTGTCTTGTAAACCCTTAACCACTGGACAAGGTGCATTTAACGACATTATAGAATCGTCAATATCAGATTAATAATCATAAACCCATTGCAAGCAGTCTGTCACATTCATAACCAGGTAGTTTAATGTACCTACAATGTGTACTTCAGGTACCTTACCTCTTGTGGTGGTATCCATGCAGGTGGGTTTTCATAAGACGGCAGAAACACTACTGGGAGCTGATAGTCATCATAAGGAATTTTCTGATCCATTTTTACCCTTGAAAAGCCATAAAGAAAGTGAACAGTTAACATAATCTATTACCCGCTAGCTGATCTTACTCATTTAACGTTAGCAATGTATAAAAGAGGAGTAAAACATAACACTGCCAAACAGTAAGCTATATTCCAATAACACAGTCAGTCCGTTGTCAAGATAAACTTTAGAGTGTTTCTCAGACATGGACGTGAATATCAAGAATTGCTTCTAAGATATTTAACCAAAATGCTAACACTACAGTTAGCTTTTGAGCTGTCTTAAACTTAACTCGAGAGTAACGTTTACTCTGTGAGTTACTTTACACTGATACTCTCTGTCATCATTATCTGAACTAGAGTGTTATAGGATGAGATGCGAAGTTAAAacatttggataaaaaaaaaaaaaaagcagaaacccTTAAATATCTTACCAGTTTGTGTGTTGACCGCTAACAAcaaactcttcttctttcttgcgCAGTGACTGTCAGTGGTCTGGTCTGTCTCTCCCCCTTGTGTCCGGAGTGTGAATCACATCTGCCCTCTACAGGCGAAAATCAACTAGGAGGAGAAGGTCAATGAACCATCTTCactgagataaaataagacatgTGCCTGAATCGTTTTGGTTGAATATAAATAGAACATATATCAGCAAGAGGTTGGAGTACACAAAAAAGTTTATTGAGTCTATTACAGTCTTggcggtctctctctctctcgcattctctctctctctctctctctctctctctctctctctctctctctctctctctctctctctctctctctctctctctctctctctctctctctcgcattCTCTCTCTCTTAACTGACACTTTTTTGGATGGTATGTTGGCCTTTTTAATTTCTTCAGAAGTTTGCAGTTGCGGTTAAATAAGCTTTGATGCACTTCACTTTATTTGAATTCTTGGGTGCTGGCTTATTTTAACATGGTCTTAACTTATTTATCATTTAGTTATTTATTGTCCCTTGTATTATATCATTATATCTTGTTCTTATCATGTTtttaacaggttttatattggcatttttagtgaaatctgatgacttttatttattttagtctgttttcatctatttatttctagtctgttttaaccatcATCAATGAGCTGCTGGGTGTActtgtcttttgtctgtgctgtttttagtCTGTCCTCCATATATGTCctgttatttgactgttttttgtGTATGACAtttgagatgccctctccagactgTAGAACAAATCAACCTACAGGTATTAATAAAGTCGCCTTGAACCTTGATCTTGAGCCTTGATATGCCGTGGTAAAGAgtgctgtttttatagacacttTTGCAGGGGCCAAACCCAGAAAGCTGTGGGTAATATTGGAATTATTccagttttgcatttttttcatagtACAATCAGCCTGTTGATGTGCTGTTTGGCAGTGAACCTGTGCAAGGTTTCTTTTGTATAGGTAGAGAAAAAAAG is a genomic window of Sphaeramia orbicularis chromosome 10, fSphaOr1.1, whole genome shotgun sequence containing:
- the pdzd11 gene encoding PDZ domain-containing protein 11, which gives rise to MDQKIPYDDYQLPVVFLPSYENPPAWIPPQERVHHPDYNNELTQFLPRTIVLKKPPGAQLGFNIRGGKASQLGIFISKVVPDSDAHRAGLQEGDQVLSVNEVDFQDIEHSRAVEILKTAREILMRVRFFPYNYQRQKERTVH